Within Halobacterium jilantaiense, the genomic segment TTCGGGCGTCTGTTCGATCTGGGTGCCGAGGTACGTGATGCCGAACAGCGTGGCGTTGTAGAGGCCGTGGGTGAGTGCGGGGACGACGATGTTGTCGGTCTTCTCGTAGAGGTAGCCGAAGACGATGCTCGGAACGAAGAGGATGCCGATGGTCGTCGCGACGGCCGCCGGGCCGCCGGAGAGTGCCGTGATGTGGATGGGCGCAAACACCATCGATGTCAGCAGAATGGCGGGCCAGGCGTCGAAGTGCTCGCGCAGCGACCCCTGGATGATGCCGCGGAAGAGCAGTTCCTCGCCCGGGCCGACGAGCAGGAACTGGAGGACGACGAGGTAGGGGATGATGCCGGGGTTCTCCAGGGCGGCGGTCCCAGCGGAGTTCTGCGCCGGTTCGACGGCCAACAGCGCGACCAGCATCGAGATGACGATGAGGGCACCGAAGGCACCGAGGTAGCCGCCGACGATGTACTTCACGGCGCTCAGCGAGGGCATCGACGCTGGGACGAACGACCAGCCGACGCCGCGCCGCCGGACGTACCCCCATGCGACGAGTGGGAAGGCGATGCCATGGAGGCTCACTAGACTGATGGCCAGTCCGGCAACAATTCCGAGGTCTCCGACGGCCGTGTTTGTCAGCGCCGAGTACGCCAACGCTACGGGGATGCTGATGATGGACGCGAGACCGAGCCCAAGGATGGCGAGACCGGCCGCGACGAGGACCGCGCGCCCGCGACTGCCGCTCGACTGACTACCGCTCGATGTGGCCGATTCCATGGTGCGGGGTTGGGGTGGCCCCTCGAAAAACCCCGGTGCTACTCGTCGCGTCGGGCCACGGCTCACGCCAGTCACCGTTCGAGCGTTCCGAGGTACTCGAAAGTCGGGGATTTCGACACAGCGAGGCAGCTTCGTCGTCTCGAACCAGTTCCCTTCAGTCGCCCTCGTGGTCGCGGAGTTCCTCGCGGAGCACCTCGACTTGGCCTTCGAGGTTCTCGACGCGGCGTTCGAGCTCGGAGTCGCCGGAACCGTCCCGGAGGTACTGGAGCGCGAGCACGACGAGGGCGACCGGGACGAGTATCAACAGCAGTATGAGGAATATCACGGCCAGTTCCATGCCGCCGGGCAGTCCGCCGACGAACGCGGGGGGGAGGGGCATGGCTCCACTGACAACCGGCTCGCTGAAAAGTCTAGGCGAACTCCGAGAGGTCGCTCTGGACGCCCGCGACCATGTCTGACTTTCGGCGCAGCGCGGCCAGCGAGACCGGGAGGTGGTCGCTGATTTCGGCGACTGCGCCGTGGAACGTCTCGGCCTCGCCCGGCGTGCCGTCGAAGGCGTTGCGGACGCTCTCTCGGACCTGCCAGACGCCGACCGGTGCCCAGTAGTCGTCGCTGACCTCGCGGAGGACGAGGGCTTTCGCCTGCCGGCCGATGTCCGAGAGGTGTTCGAGGACGCCGAGGCGGGCAGCGTAGTACGCGCCCGCCGTCTCGTCGACGTATCCCGTTCGGCCCTCGTAGCCCTCGCTCGCCGAGGCCATCCAGAGGTCGCCGCCGGGGTCGGGGTTCCAGATGCTGCCCGGTGCCTTCATCTCAACGAGTTCGTACTCCCAGCGCCCGGGCGCGAGCACCACCCAGTAGCGGTTCCCCATGTACTCGTTGACGTGGACGGTGACCTCGTCGACGCTCGGCGCGTCCCGGATGGTCCCGCGGAGGTACTGGCCGACGGTGTCGTCCACGGCCGTAATCGACCACCGCGTCGGGACCAGCCGGCGGTGCTGGGCCTGCCCGAGCGCGCCAACCGAGAGTACTCGGTTCACGTCGTACACGTCCAGCCCGCGCCGGTAGAGGTACGTCATCGCGCCCTCGGCCGCCCAGTCGTCGTCCTCCAGTGTCTTCTCGACGTACCGCGGCACGTGGGGATTCTCCCCGAGGTCGGCGGACTCCGCCCGCGCGTTCGGCCCCGACGGCGCGTTCGCCGCCGGGTTCGTGTACTCGTCGCGGTCGAACTCGGGGGTGTCGGAGAGTCCGATTTCGACGTCG encodes:
- a CDS encoding CPBP family intramembrane glutamic endopeptidase, giving the protein MESATSSGSQSSGSRGRAVLVAAGLAILGLGLASIISIPVALAYSALTNTAVGDLGIVAGLAISLVSLHGIAFPLVAWGYVRRRGVGWSFVPASMPSLSAVKYIVGGYLGAFGALIVISMLVALLAVEPAQNSAGTAALENPGIIPYLVVLQFLLVGPGEELLFRGIIQGSLREHFDAWPAILLTSMVFAPIHITALSGGPAAVATTIGILFVPSIVFGYLYEKTDNIVVPALTHGLYNATLFGITYLGTQIEQTPELLAL
- the nreA gene encoding DNA repair protein NreA, whose product is MRLDDYIDDLQPDGEQRRRQQLAEEKSYEILDFVDDVEQGVQDAVQGDSLVGATAPSVFVGRSSYPDVSAGILSPVAGDADPEEFATSGEWYQQGLGIDNVLQYRTGLLNSRRAANVNVHDVWDGFVGTQREVAMADRPVDVEIGLSDTPEFDRDEYTNPAANAPSGPNARAESADLGENPHVPRYVEKTLEDDDWAAEGAMTYLYRRGLDVYDVNRVLSVGALGQAQHRRLVPTRWSITAVDDTVGQYLRGTIRDAPSVDEVTVHVNEYMGNRYWVVLAPGRWEYELVEMKAPGSIWNPDPGGDLWMASASEGYEGRTGYVDETAGAYYAARLGVLEHLSDIGRQAKALVLREVSDDYWAPVGVWQVRESVRNAFDGTPGEAETFHGAVAEISDHLPVSLAALRRKSDMVAGVQSDLSEFA